GCCGCTCGGGCGCGGCGAAGAGCGCATCGCGCTCACCCTGGAGTACGTCACCGATCCGAGGATGTCGCCCATGTGGCGCTTCGTGTCGAACATGAAGGACGCCATCGCCTATTTCGGCTTCGCCGCGGCCTTCGGTGGCGGCAAGCGCCCGCGTACCGGCCAGTGATCCCCGAACAGGACCGGGCCCCGCCAAGGGCGGTCATCCTCGCGGCCGGGGTCGGCCAGAGGCTCGGGATCGATCACCCCAAGTGCCTCCTGCGGATCGGCGGGCGCACCCTCCTCGACCGCCACCTCGATCATCTGGAACGGCTCGGGGTGGACGAGGTGGTGCTGGTCCTGGGCCATCAGAAGGATCGGATAGAGGACGCACTCCGAGGCCGGACCGGCATCAAAACCCTCGTGAACCCCGACTACCGGCAGGGCAGCATCCTGAGCCTGTGGCGGGCCAGGGACGAGCTCTCTGCCGGGCGGGATATCGTCCTGATGGATGCCGATGTCCTGTGCGGCCTGCCCCTCCTGCGCCGCCTCATCCAGAGCCCCATCGCGAATTGCTTCCTCCTCGACCGCGACTTCGAGCCCGGACCCGAGCCCGTGAAGCTGTGCGTGCGCGACGGGCGTTTGGTCGAATTCCGAAAGGAGGTCAGCCCAGCGCTCCGCTATGATTATGCGGGCGAGTCGGTGGGCCTTTTCCGTTTCTCGGCAAGGGCGGCGGCCGAGCTTGTCGGCCGCACGGAGGTCTACCTCCACGAGGGGCGGGCCGAGGCGCCCTACGAAGAGACGATCCGCGAACTCCTCCTGGCCAATCCGAACGATTTTGGCTTTGAAGACATCACTGGTCTGCCGTGGATCGAGATCGATTTTCCCGAAGACCTACGCCGTGCCGAGGAAGAAGTCCTCCCGGCACTCTCCGAACCATGAATCACCCTGACCCTGCGCCTGCCGTCTCGAAGTCCCTGCGACTGCGCCGGCTCCTCTATTCCCCACGGAGCGAATCGCTCATGGAGGCCCACAACGGCATGAGCGCCCGCATCGTGGAGGAGGCCGGGTTTGCCGGGATCTGGGCGAGCGGCCTCACCCTTTCGGCTCAGTATGGCGTGCGCGACAACAACGAGGCGAGCTGGACCCAGGTGGTCGAAATGCTGGAGTTCATGGCGGACGTGACCGACATCCCGATCCTCCTCGACGGCGATACCGGGTACGGGAACTTCAATAACCTCCGCCGCCTGGTCAAGAAGCTCGGGCAGCGCGGGATCGCCGGGGTGTGCATCGAAGACAAGTTGTTCCCTAAGACCAACAGCTTCATCGGCGGCGAGCGCCAGGCACTCTGCGACATCGAGGAGTTCTGCGGCAAGGTCAAGGCCGGCAAGGACAGCCAGGAAGACCCCGACTTCTGTATCGTGGCGAGAGTCGAGGCTCTCATCGCGGGCCACGGGCTCGCCGAGGCCTTGAAGCGCGCCGAGGCCTATCACGCCGCCGGGGCGGATGCGATCCTGATCCACAGCAAGCTCCCGCGTCCTGACGAGATCGTCGCTTTCGCCCGGGAATGGGCCGGGCGTGCGCCGCTCGTGATCGTCCCGACCAAGTACTACAGCACGCCGCTCACGGTCTATCGCGAGGCGCGGGTGAGCCTCGTCATCTGGGCCAACCACATGCTGCGCGCGGCGGTCGGGGCGATGCAGGCGGCGGCAAAGAGCATCCACGCCGCTGACACACCGGTCCACGTCGAAGATCACATCGCGTCGGTCGAGGAGGTCTTCCGCCTGCAAGGGGCGGCGGAGCTAGCGGCCGCCGAGCGCCGCTACGCCGGCCTGCGGCGCCCCGACACGAGCGCCGTGATCCTGGCCGCGACCCGAGGCCAGGCGCTCGCGGACCTGACCGAGGGCCGGCCCAAGGGGATGCTGTCCGTCGGCGGCAAACCGCTCCTGCGCCGGCTGGCGGACGAGCTGAAGAAACAGGCGGTGAACGACATCACGGTGGTCGCCGGTTACCGCGCCGACACGGTCGATCTGGCCGGCATCACCCTGGTCGTCAACGAGGACCATGACGAGAGCGGTGAGCTCTGGTCGCTCGCGTGTGCGGCACCCCGCTTCACCGAGGACATGGTGATCCTCTACGGCGATCTCCTGTTCCGGGGTTATATCCTGCGTGATCTCCTGGACAGCGACGCCGAGATCACGGTTGTGGTCGATTCGGCGCCCATCCTCGCCCCACCGAGCGGCAGCCCGGATCTCGCTTATTGCTCGCGCCCCGACGATCGATCACTCCTCGCCCCGGACATCCGCTTGTTGCGCATCTCGAGCGAACGACCGGCCGCTGGTGTTGCGCCGTCGGGCCGCTTCATCGGCATGCTGCGGGTCCGCGGCGCGGGCCGCGACTGGCTCACAGACGCGCTCGCCACGCTGCGCGGGCGGCCGGAGTCTCCAAAGCTCTCCATCCCCGATCTCCTCAACCACCTGGTCGCCCTGGGTCGGCCCGTCCGGGTGCTGTACATCCATGGCCATTGGCTGGACGTCAACTCGCTTGCCGATCTGGAACGGGCCGGGGATTTCACCCGCGGGGGTTCCGGGAAGTAGGGATTTCAGGTGCGTCCATGGGCGCCTTGAACTGCTCGCACAGCCCGGCGGCGATCTCTTCGGTGTACCGGTAACGGCTCTCGTCTTCGTAGACGAGGTCGAAGGGCGCGTCGTACTTGGCGTCGCCTGAGATGCGGCGCAGGTGGGCGAGCTGCTCGAGGAAGTAGCCCCGGTACATCATGTTCCCGCCGCCGTTGGCGAACACCGGGTCAGAGTCGCAGACCCGTCCCTCCGCGCCCGGCGAGTGCTGGTGCACGTTTGCGTGGGCCGAGGGGACACGGGAGCGACCATGATCGACTGCAGGAGGCCGTCCAGGTAGGTGCAGAGACCGTTGCCGCAGTAGCCGGGAGCGTTGTAGACGCCCGCCACGCCCGGCGGGATCGTGTGCCGGAGTAGAAGTCGGCCGAAGCTGACTTACGACCTGACGTACGCCATCTGGATGTTGGTCAAGATGGCGCAGGAGACCCCGGCGTGGTGGGAGGTCTACGTCGACGCGGGCGACTGCTTCGCCCAACCGATCGAAGCCGACTATCCTATCCGCTCATGAGCACCGACTTCTGGACCAGCTCGACCGGTATGGGCTCGTCTACAAGGCCGCGGCTCCCCCCTGCAAACCCGGAGGCACTCGTGGTGTTCGTCCATGGGGTCTTGGAAACCGTCGCCGGACTTGGAGCCATATGCCTCAGTGGGTCCTGGCGCCGAGATCAAAACTCGAGGTGCTTGGGCGTGCGCGGGAACGGGATCACATCGCGGATGTTGGTCACCCCGGTCACGAGCATCAGGAACCGCTCGAAGCCGAGCCCGAAACCGCTGTGAGGCACACTGCCGAAGCGGCGCGAGTCCAGATACCACCAATAGTGTCCCTCATCGAAGCCCATCTCGTTGATGCGCGACCGGAGCACATCGAAGCGCTCTTCCCGCTGGCTGCCGCCGACGATTTCCCCGATCCTCGGTACCAGGACGTCCATCGCCGCGACCGTCCGTCCATCGTCGTTGAGACGCATGTAGAACGCCTTGATGACCTTGGGATAGTCATGGACGATGACCGGTTTCTTGAAATGACGCTCGGTCAGGTAGCGTTCGTGCTCGGTTTGCAAATCGGCGCCCCACGCCGGCTCGAACTCGAAGGATTCGCCCGAGCCCCGCAGGATCTCGATGGCATCGCTATAAGGCAAGCGCTCGAACGCGTTTGCGGCGATATTCTCCAGTGTCGGAAGCAGCGATGGGTCCACAAAACGCGCGAAGAGCCCCAGATCCTCGCGGCAGTGATCCAAGACGTAGGTGACCAAATGGCGGATGAACTCCTCGCCGAGGTCCATGTCGGCGTCGAGATCATGGAAAGCCATCTCCGGCTCAATCATCCAGAATTCGGCCATATGGCGGGCGGTGTTGGAATTCTCGGCGCGGAAGGTGGGACCGAAGGTGTAAATCTCACCGAGCCCGAGCGCGAACATCTCGCCCGAGAGCTGGCCGGAGACCGTCAGCTTCGCTTCCTTCCCGAAAAAATCCTCGCTGAAATCGGCCCGTCCGTCACGCTTGGGGATATTGTTGAGATCGAGCGTGGTGACGCTGAACATTTCCCCGGCCCCTTCACAGTCCGAGGCAGTCAGGATCGGGGTCTGGATATAGTAGAAACCGCGGTCTTGGAAGAATTGGTGGATAGCATGGGCGAGCCGCGAGCGCACGCGGAACAGAGCGCCGTATTTATTGGTGCGCGGTCGCAGGTGCGCGATGGTGCGCAAGAACTCGTCGGAATGCCGCTTCTTCTGCAGCGGGTAATCCTCGGGACAGGTCCCGATGATCGCGATGCTATCGGCTTGGACTTCCCAACGCTGCCCGCTCGCGGGCGAGGCGACGAGCCTGCCTTCTACGGCAATCGCCGCGCCGGTGCCGAGATCCTTGACCTCGGCATAGTTACCGAGCCCGGCCTCCGCGATGATTTGGATGTTTCCGAGGCACGACCCGTCGTTAAGCTCAAGGAACGAGAGTCCCTTCGCGTCCCGGCGCGTCCTGACCCAGCCCTTGACGAGCACCCGCTCGCGCGGGGCTTCGGCGCCTAGAAGCGTTTTTACTTTTTCGCGTTTCTGCATGGTAGCCTCTTTCGCAGATCTCTGGTTGTCTCTTAAGTCGTAAGTAGCGTCACACCCCGCTGCCGCAGATATTTTCCCCCTGATCCCCGTAGGACGTCTCGCAGGGATCGTACAATTCGAATGAGGGCCACCTGCGCGACACACTCATTCGCGTAGATCTTCACGGGCTCGTACTTCTCCCGACATCGGAACGATACCGCGCGCCGGTATTCGAATCGTACTCTACACCGCACCGACTCGCGATTCGACACACACTAAGCCGAGCGGGGAGGTCTGGCAAGAAGTCGGTTGCGTACCAGCTTCCCTGCCCCGGTCGGTGCGCCTTGCGATCGAAGCCGACTATCCTATCCGCTCATGAGCACCGACCCCTGGCCCAGCTCGAGCCGGTGTGGGCTCGTCCACAGCCGCGGCTTCCCCTGCAAACCCGGAGGCACTCGTGGTGTTCGTCCATGGGGTCCGGGAACAGTCGCCGGACTTGGGGCCGTATGCCTCAGTGGGTCCTG
The Pseudomonadota bacterium genome window above contains:
- a CDS encoding phosphocholine cytidylyltransferase family protein, whose translation is MIPEQDRAPPRAVILAAGVGQRLGIDHPKCLLRIGGRTLLDRHLDHLERLGVDEVVLVLGHQKDRIEDALRGRTGIKTLVNPDYRQGSILSLWRARDELSAGRDIVLMDADVLCGLPLLRRLIQSPIANCFLLDRDFEPGPEPVKLCVRDGRLVEFRKEVSPALRYDYAGESVGLFRFSARAAAELVGRTEVYLHEGRAEAPYEETIRELLLANPNDFGFEDITGLPWIEIDFPEDLRRAEEEVLPALSEP
- the aepX gene encoding phosphoenolpyruvate mutase — protein: MNHPDPAPAVSKSLRLRRLLYSPRSESLMEAHNGMSARIVEEAGFAGIWASGLTLSAQYGVRDNNEASWTQVVEMLEFMADVTDIPILLDGDTGYGNFNNLRRLVKKLGQRGIAGVCIEDKLFPKTNSFIGGERQALCDIEEFCGKVKAGKDSQEDPDFCIVARVEALIAGHGLAEALKRAEAYHAAGADAILIHSKLPRPDEIVAFAREWAGRAPLVIVPTKYYSTPLTVYREARVSLVIWANHMLRAAVGAMQAAAKSIHAADTPVHVEDHIASVEEVFRLQGAAELAAAERRYAGLRRPDTSAVILAATRGQALADLTEGRPKGMLSVGGKPLLRRLADELKKQAVNDITVVAGYRADTVDLAGITLVVNEDHDESGELWSLACAAPRFTEDMVILYGDLLFRGYILRDLLDSDAEITVVVDSAPILAPPSGSPDLAYCSRPDDRSLLAPDIRLLRISSERPAAGVAPSGRFIGMLRVRGAGRDWLTDALATLRGRPESPKLSIPDLLNHLVALGRPVRVLYIHGHWLDVNSLADLERAGDFTRGGSGK
- the asnS gene encoding asparagine--tRNA ligase encodes the protein MQKREKVKTLLGAEAPRERVLVKGWVRTRRDAKGLSFLELNDGSCLGNIQIIAEAGLGNYAEVKDLGTGAAIAVEGRLVASPASGQRWEVQADSIAIIGTCPEDYPLQKKRHSDEFLRTIAHLRPRTNKYGALFRVRSRLAHAIHQFFQDRGFYYIQTPILTASDCEGAGEMFSVTTLDLNNIPKRDGRADFSEDFFGKEAKLTVSGQLSGEMFALGLGEIYTFGPTFRAENSNTARHMAEFWMIEPEMAFHDLDADMDLGEEFIRHLVTYVLDHCREDLGLFARFVDPSLLPTLENIAANAFERLPYSDAIEILRGSGESFEFEPAWGADLQTEHERYLTERHFKKPVIVHDYPKVIKAFYMRLNDDGRTVAAMDVLVPRIGEIVGGSQREERFDVLRSRINEMGFDEGHYWWYLDSRRFGSVPHSGFGLGFERFLMLVTGVTNIRDVIPFPRTPKHLEF